A genomic window from Eleginops maclovinus isolate JMC-PN-2008 ecotype Puerto Natales chromosome 9, JC_Emac_rtc_rv5, whole genome shotgun sequence includes:
- the pla2g4ab gene encoding cytosolic phospholipase A2: protein MASNIIVEQQFSHKFTVTVVRAESVTKGALGDLLDTPDPYVELFIPTAPESRKKTKHIDNNINPKWNETFHFILDPNQQNVLELTLMDANYVMDETLGTATYDITKLKVGQKTMESFLIGKATKVYLELSLEICTKLDLRFSHALCDKEKEFRQTRRERVMLGIKKLLDMEKPRFLPSSPEEVPVIAIAGSGGGFRAMVGFSGVMKALFESGVLDCATYVAGLSGSTWYMSTLYSHPEFPNKGPKDINPELMNRVSSNPLKLLLPQHITNYIQALWAKKAFGQPVTFTDIFGMLIGETLIPARMDIKLSSIQEKINQAQSPLPLFTCLHVKPDVSELMFADWVEFSPYEIGMAKYGTFMTPDLFGSKFFMGTAIKRHEENPIHFLMGVWGSAFSILFNRVLGVKDTVGGSTMEEELEQIKPKHIVGEDSLDNDEEPRKAGTENQEAEDEYHRTAQASWVQRMFTSFFSDSSLFNTREGRAGKVHNFMLGLNLNTSTPFSPGNEITCHALQPEEEVDAVTDPDEFDRIYEPLDVKSKKIHIVDSGLTYNLPYPLILRPERGVNLIISFDFSARPSDSSPPFKELLLAEKWARMNKLPFPKIDPKVFDREGLKECYVFKPKKGEKNCPTVIHFVLVNINFRTFKAPGVPRETEKEKDLADFDIFDDPESPFSTFNFQYSNEAFIRLHDLMEFNTLNNLEVIKEAIKDCIVSRKEDPSCTTLPFSLSAIPKKKALKRDFRGETLNFLGNKNQ from the exons GTGGAGCAGCAGTTTTCTCACAAATTCACAGTGACAGTGGTTCGAGCCGAGAGCGTCACAAAGGGAGCACTGGGTGACCTGT TGGACACCCCAGATCCATATGTGGAGCTGTTCATCCCAACAGCCCCGGAGAGCAGAAAGAAGACCAAGCATATAGACAACAACATCAACCCAAAATGGAACGAGACCTTTCATTTCATATTAGACCCAAACCAGCAGAACGTCCTGGAG TTAACATTAATGGACGCCAATTATGTGATGGATGAGACACTTGGTACCGCAACCTATGACATCACCAAGCTCAAAGTCGGCCAGAAAACTATGGAGTCGTTCCTCATTGGCAAA GCAACCAAAGTATACCTAGAGTTGTCGCTGGAGATCTG TACTAAACTGGACCTGCGGTTCAGCCATGCCCTGTGTGACAAAGAGAAGGAGTTCAGACAGACCCGCAGAGAGAGGGTGATGCTGGGCATCAAGAAGCTGCTCGACATGGAGAAGCCTCGTTTCCTGCCTAGCTCTCCAGAGGAG gtgccTGTTATAGCCATAGCGGGTTCAGGAGGCGGTTTCCGTGCCATGGTTGGCTTCTCAGGTGTGATGAAAGCGCTGTTTGAGTCTGGGGTCCTGGATTGTGCCACATATGTTGCCGGCCTTTCTGGATCCACATG GTACATGTCCACTCTCTACTCCCACCCAGAGTTTCCAAATAAGGGCCCGAAGGATATAAACCCAGAGCTGATGAATAGAGTCAGCAGTAACCCGCTGAAGCTGTTGTTACCCCAACACATCACCAACTACATCCAGGCCTTGTGGGCTAAAAAGGCCTTTGGGCAGCCTGTTACCTTTACTGATATCTTCGGTATGCTCATAGGAGAGACGCTCATACCTGCG AGGATGGACATCAAACTGAGTAGCATCCAGGAGAAAATAAACCAGGCCCAGagtcctcttcctctcttcacaTGTCTGCATGTAAAACCAGATGTTTCTGAGCTCATGTTTGCAG ACTGGGTGGAGTTCAGCCCGTATGAAATTGGGATGGCAAAGTATGGCACCTTCATGACCCCCGACTTGTTTGGAAGCAAGTTCTTCATGGGAACTGCCATAAAGAGACACGAGGAGAACCCTATTCATTTTCTAATGG GTGTGTGGGGCAGCGCCTTCTCCATCCTGTTCAACAGAGTGCTGGGAGTCAAAGACACAGTTGGAGGCAGCACCATGGAGGAGGAGTTAG AGCAGATCAAACCCAAGCACATTGTTGGAGAAGACAGTCTGGACAATGACGAAGAGCCACGTAAAG CTGGAACTGAGAACCAAGAGGCAGAAGATGAGTACCACCGCACCGCTCAGGCTAGCTGGGTTCAACGAATGTTCACGTCGTTCTTCAGTGACTCATCCTTATTCAACACAAGAGAGGGCCGGGCTGGGAAG GTGCATAACTTCATGTTGGGCCTGAACCTGAACACCAGCACCCCCTTCTCTCCGGGCAACGAGATCACATGCCATGCCCTCCAACCTGAGGAAGAGGTGGATGCTGTTACAG ATCCAGATGAGTTTGATCGTATTTACGAGCCTCTGGATGTGAAGAGCAAGAAGATCCATATAGTGGACAGCGGTCTCACTTACAACCTTCCCTACCCTCTCATCCTGCGGCCGGAGCGCGGTGTCAATCTCATCATCTCCTTTGACTTTTCTGCACGACCCAGCGACTCCAGCCCCCCATTCAAG GAGCTCCTATTGGCAGAAAAGTGGGCTCGAATGAACAAGCTTCCATTCCCCAAGATCGACCCGAAAGTCTTTGACCGCGAGGGCCTGAAGGAATGCTACGTcttcaaaccaaaaaaaggagaaaagaacTGCCCGACTGTCATCCACTTTGTCTTGGTCAACATCAACTTCAGGACCTTTAAGGCTCCTG GTGTAcccagagagacagaaaaggagaaggatTTGGCTGACTTTGACATCTTTGACGACCCAGAGTCACCATTCTCCACTTTTAACTTCCAGTACTCCAACGAGGCCTTCATCCGACTCCACGACCTCATGGAGTTCAACACTCTTAACAACCTGGAG GTGATTAAGGAAGCCATCAAGGACTGCATCGTGTCCAGGAAGGAGGATCCCTCATGCACAACCCTTCCCTTCTCTCTCAGTGCAATCCCCAAAAAGAAGGCTCTCAAAAGAGATTTTCGGGGAGAAACCTTGAACTTCCTGGGAAATAAAAACCAGTAA